In Megalopta genalis isolate 19385.01 chromosome 16, iyMegGena1_principal, whole genome shotgun sequence, the following are encoded in one genomic region:
- the kibra gene encoding WW and C2 domain containing protein kibra isoform X1, which translates to MPRRRNGEIPLPDGWDVAQDFDGKVYFIDHNTRKTTWVDPRDRFTKPQTFADCIGNELPLGWEEAYDKHVGAYYINHVNQTTQLEDPRQEWRAIQEAMLREYLQTAQDVLEAKKEIYDVKQQRLCLAQDEYNHLNNALTTLGASRTSLCSSSSSLSTKYDPDLLKSDVALARSRVSRLKRELEQIRAEMNCTQRGVDTLASVEQKLSGHHGGCYNITEAQAIMTELRNIQKSLSSGEKEKAELMQSLAQLKDELTRLQLCEGSPEASTLSLPQEKLSTASQTDLSGELVPIGTRLAEMARMRLQYDEARKRIQHIQQQLADLEEKVTPGQTESDKDKLLLFQEKEQLLRELRSITPRTRTQQDMKKIQSEIRRLEQDLNNALELSNKTITDRVRLHEEKQLLLQQLRDALRSMAMLEGQLKTLSASTLSVSSSSSLGSLSTTSSKGSLSSGLSFTDIYGSPQCLGPVSLQQERPVDMVDLHRRVERLLKGSEQNNLVGTPSPGRSQPSLSPRSSLSSVSPPVSPLYENTPVGPPPAYEHVEMQRRQNQRGGPVASSNANLDGTQLEDRLAELRLSQHQAPTQELLCTGSQDRLKLVGGPHPPVELQSGNMSQGSGLGRPVAAPQHQISSQDPPPLSPISETPPPTGIRSRASSSGTNTRSVSAAVSDESVAGDSGVFEASNRTRLSEVIGDVDSLTLGEMSLETAQVQIKLRYSVSDGLLHVGIERARNLAALFTPNNAQVYIKAALLPMRLPVNHIYCTKPVLDLHKPTFGETFPIAVPLNKLYTKTLQVNVWCTDSESEECLGSAQVSLADFCPESPSIKWYNLLSFRFMQPPDSPSTSTSNCNNICTSIVKQAKHDKQESDISVYRSGQNTKEESSDESTIISSQTSTLTRNQGCDELQTAISLKLEELVNCLRSPEEENENAGSESGSEDSDEEGIIVEFMMEDNILEDVLEHEEDEELTEETKQTEDKETNTECIFIPEQGKQRKLSAAGVTPNSIYDDKNSIVIKRSQTFSPSAAVSKNHYICRLNRSDSDSSMPLYRRGGPFQRNSVERRSLRWRRPSSALSCKTVSKKCTNLPPAARTSLDLELDLQAQHARLSNLQDEIIRLRELKQRLEQAREKGDTDFASWLLEDHKFQSLMAQAESGKNGKSAEDKRVEKMLKRTSKEIYKLRKTKAGKGKPDIISFKEKMAFFTRVSLNVPVLPPEDSTCENALRPSLPSSHHKRHASEPVTSETLVTKVDAQSISNLVSRPNTVPSGNVTAVRVDVSATNNESIVLNSAEDSTNKTINSKGRPVASKIQCTKNGQTESPNSPEQNDSKEPRRYEYVVDRVLGVEV; encoded by the exons ATTTACGAAACCTCAGACGTTCGCGGACTGCATTGGAAACGAGCTACCACTTGGATGGGAGGAGGCATATGACAAGCATGTGGGTGCATACTACATTAATCATGTTAATC AGACCACGCAACTCGAAGATCCAAGACAAGAATGGCGCGCTATTCAGGAGGCCATGCTTCGCGAATATCTCCAGACCGCACAAGATGTACTCGAG GCAAAGAAAGAGATCTACGATGTGAAGCAACAGAGGCTATGTTTGGCCCAGGATGAGTATAATCACCTGAACAATGCTTTAACGACGCTCGGCGCGTCGCGTACGAGTT TGTGTTCCAGTTCAAGTTCATTGAGCACCAAGTATGATCCTgatcttttgaaatccgacgtTGCGCTCGCAAGGAGTCGAGTATCTCGACTGAAACGGGAGCTTGAACAGATACGAGCAGAAATGAATTGTACACAGCGAGGTGTAGACACTCTTGCAAG cgTGGAGCAGAAATTGAGCGGACACCACGGTGGTTGCTACAACATTACGGAGGCCCAGGCGATCATGACAGAGCTTCGTAACATACAAAAGTCTCTGAGCTCCGGCGAGAAGGAAAAAGCTGAACTGATGCAGTCGCTGGCGCAGTTGAAGGACGAGCTGACGAGACTACAACTTTGCGAAGGCAGTCCGGAGGCCAGCACGCTCAGTTTGCCCCAGGAGAAACTTAGCACGGCGTCGCAGACCGATTTGTCGGGCGAATTGGTCCCGATCGGTACCCGTTTGGCCGAGATGGCGCGAATGAGGCTTCAGTACGACGAGGCGAGAAAGAGGATACAGCACATACAGCAACAGTTGGCGGATCTCGAGGAGAAGGTGACGCCTGGCCAGACCGAGAGCGACAAGGACAAGCTGTTGCTGTTCCAGGAGAAGGAACAATTGCTCAGAGAATTGAGAAGCATCACGCCGCGCACCAGGACGCAACAGGACATGAAGAAGATCCAGAGCGAGATTCGACGGCTCGAGCAGGACTTGAACAACGCGCTCGAGCTCTCGAACAAAACCATCACCGATCGCGTACGGCTTCACGAGGAGAAACAGCTGCTGTTGCAGCAGTTGAGGGACGCGCTGCGTTCGATGGCGATGCTCGAGGGTCAGCTGAAAACGCTGAGCGCGAGCACGCTCTCGGTGAGCAGCAGCTCCAGCCTCGGCAGCCTCAGCACGACGAGCAGCAAAGGCTCTCTGAGTTCCGGCCTGAGCTTCACCGACATCTACGGTAGCCCGCAATGTTTGGGTCCCGTCAGCTTGCAGCAGGAACGGCCGGTCGACATGGTCGACTTGCACAGACGAGTCGAGAGATTGCTGAAGGGTTCGGAGCAGAACAATCTCGTCGGCACTCCTTCGCCCGGCAGATCTCAGCCGAGTCTGTCTCCGAGGTCGAGCCTCTCGAGCGTCAGTCCGCCGGTCTCGCCGCTCTACGAGAACACCCCGGTGGGTCCGCCGCCCGCGTACGAGCACGTCGAGATGCAAAGGCGACAGAATCAAAGAGGAGGCCCCGTTGCTTCTTCGAACGCGAATCTGGACGGTACCCAGCTGGAGGATCGACTGGCGGAACTCAGGCTCAGCCAACATCAAGCGCCCACGCAGGAACTGCTGTGCACCGGTTCTCAAGATCGTCTTAAATTGGTCGGCGGGCCTCACCCGCCCGTCGAGCTGCAGTCAGGGAACATGTCTCAAGGCAGCGGTCTCGGTAGGCCCGTCGCCGCTCCGCAACATCAAATCTCCTCGCAAGATCCACCGCCTCTCTCGCCGATCAGCGAAACACCGCCTCCCACGGGTATCCGATCGAGAGCGAGCAGTTCCGGCACCAACACCAGGTCCGTTTCCGCCGCTGTCTCCGACGAAAGCGTCGCCGGCGATTCGGGCGTCTTCGAAGCTTCGAATCGAACGAGACTCTCCGAGGTGATCGGAGACGTTGACTCGTTGACGCTCGGCGAAATGAGTCTGGAGACGGCCCAGGTGCAAATCAAACTCAG GTATTCCGTAAGCGATGGCCTACTTCATGTTGGTATCGAACGTGCGAGAAACCTAGCTGCACTTTTTACTCCAAACAACGCGCAAGT GTATATAAAAGCTGCACTGCTTCCAATGCGGCTACCTGTTAACCACATATACTGTACGAAACCAGTACTGGATTTGCATAAACCAACCTTCGGTGAAACGTTCCCAATTGCAGTACCACTTAACAAATTGTACACGAAAACACTTCAAGTTAACGTTTGGTGCACAGACAGTGAGTCTGAGGAGTGCTTG GGATCCGCCCAAGTTTCCCTTGCAGACTTTTGTCCAGAATCGCCAAGCATAAAATGGTACAACCTACTGTCTTTCCGTTTCATGCAACCACCCGACAGTCCTAGTACAAGTACTAGCAACTGCAACAATATCTGCACCAGTATAGTCAAACAAGCTAAGCACGATAAACAAGAGTCCGATATATCGGTTTATCGGAGCGGTCAAAATACTAAAGAAGAAAGCAGCGACGAAAGTACAATAATCAGTTCGCAGACATCCACCTTGACGAGAAATCAAGGATGCGATGAACTGCAAACAGCTATTTCCTTGAAACTGGAAGAGTTGGTTAATTGCCTGAGAAGTCCCGAAGAGGAAAATGAAAATGCTGGTAGCGAGAGTGGCAGCGAGGATAGCGACGAAGAGGGAATTATCGTGGAATTTATGATGGAGGATAATATTTTGGAGGATGTGTTGGAGCACGAG GAGGACGAGGAATTGACCGAGGAAACGAAGCAAACAGAGGACAAAGAAACGAACACCGAGTGTATTTTTATACCGGAACAAGGGAAACAAAGAAAACTTTCGGCAGCTGGTGTTACTCCTAATAGTATATACGACGATAAAAATTCTATCGTCATTAAAAGAAGTCAAACTTTCTCTCCAAGCGCCGCGGTGAGCAAGAATCACTACATTTGTCGA CTCAATCGAAGCGATAGCGATAGCAGTATGCCACTTTATAGAAGAGGTGGACCTTTCCAACGAAATTCGGTTGAAAGAAGATCTTTAAGATGGCGGCGGCCTTCGTCTGCACTCAGTTGTAAAACTGTCTCAAAGAAGTGCACCAACTTGCCACCCGCTGCTAGAACATCGTTAGATCTCGAATTGGATCTTCAAGCGCAACATGCTAGATTGAGTAACCTTCAAGATGAAATCATTCGGTTACGAGAACTGAAACAGAGGTTGGAACAGGCGCGAGAAAAAGGAGACACCGATTTTGCGTCCTGGTTACTGGAGGACCACAAATTCCAGAGTCTCATGGCACAGGCTGAAAGTGGCAAAAATGGGAAAAGTGCCGAAGATAAAAGAGTGGAGAAAATGTTGAAAAGGACCTCGAAAGAGATCTACAAATTAAGAAAAACAAAGGCTGGCAAAGGAAAACCAGATATTATTTCTTTCAA GGAGAAAATGGCATTCTTTACTCGCGTTAGTCTTAATGTTCCCGTGCTTCCGCCGGAAGATTCGACATGCGAAAATGCATTGCGACCGTCTTTACCGAGTTCCCATCACAAGAGACACGCTTCGGAACCAGTTACCAGTGAAACTTTGGTCACTAAAGTTGATGCTCAATCTATTTCGAATTTGGTTTCACGGCCAAATACTGTTCCTAGCGGTAACGTAACCGCTGTGAGAGTCGACGTCTCCGCGACGAATAATGAAAGTATCGTGTTGAATTCGGCTGAAGATAGTACAAATAAAACTATAAATTCAAAGGGTCGGCCAGTCGCCTCGAAGATACAGTGCACGAAAAATGGCCAAACCGAGAGTCCAAATTCGCCCGAACAAA
- the kibra gene encoding WW and C2 domain containing protein kibra isoform X3 yields MGRYRFRTGGMSRKTLMGKCISSITIQGRQRGSIQETETTQLEDPRQEWRAIQEAMLREYLQTAQDVLEAKKEIYDVKQQRLCLAQDEYNHLNNALTTLGASRTSLCSSSSSLSTKYDPDLLKSDVALARSRVSRLKRELEQIRAEMNCTQRGVDTLASVEQKLSGHHGGCYNITEAQAIMTELRNIQKSLSSGEKEKAELMQSLAQLKDELTRLQLCEGSPEASTLSLPQEKLSTASQTDLSGELVPIGTRLAEMARMRLQYDEARKRIQHIQQQLADLEEKVTPGQTESDKDKLLLFQEKEQLLRELRSITPRTRTQQDMKKIQSEIRRLEQDLNNALELSNKTITDRVRLHEEKQLLLQQLRDALRSMAMLEGQLKTLSASTLSVSSSSSLGSLSTTSSKGSLSSGLSFTDIYGSPQCLGPVSLQQERPVDMVDLHRRVERLLKGSEQNNLVGTPSPGRSQPSLSPRSSLSSVSPPVSPLYENTPVGPPPAYEHVEMQRRQNQRGGPVASSNANLDGTQLEDRLAELRLSQHQAPTQELLCTGSQDRLKLVGGPHPPVELQSGNMSQGSGLGRPVAAPQHQISSQDPPPLSPISETPPPTGIRSRASSSGTNTRSVSAAVSDESVAGDSGVFEASNRTRLSEVIGDVDSLTLGEMSLETAQVQIKLRYSVSDGLLHVGIERARNLAALFTPNNAQVYIKAALLPMRLPVNHIYCTKPVLDLHKPTFGETFPIAVPLNKLYTKTLQVNVWCTDSESEECLGSAQVSLADFCPESPSIKWYNLLSFRFMQPPDSPSTSTSNCNNICTSIVKQAKHDKQESDISVYRSGQNTKEESSDESTIISSQTSTLTRNQGCDELQTAISLKLEELVNCLRSPEEENENAGSESGSEDSDEEGIIVEFMMEDNILEDVLEHEEDEELTEETKQTEDKETNTECIFIPEQGKQRKLSAAGVTPNSIYDDKNSIVIKRSQTFSPSAAVSKNHYICRLNRSDSDSSMPLYRRGGPFQRNSVERRSLRWRRPSSALSCKTVSKKCTNLPPAARTSLDLELDLQAQHARLSNLQDEIIRLRELKQRLEQAREKGDTDFASWLLEDHKFQSLMAQAESGKNGKSAEDKRVEKMLKRTSKEIYKLRKTKAGKGKPDIISFKEKMAFFTRVSLNVPVLPPEDSTCENALRPSLPSSHHKRHASEPVTSETLVTKVDAQSISNLVSRPNTVPSGNVTAVRVDVSATNNESIVLNSAEDSTNKTINSKGRPVASKIQCTKNGQTESPNSPEQNDSKEPRRYEYVVDRVLGVEV; encoded by the exons AGACCACGCAACTCGAAGATCCAAGACAAGAATGGCGCGCTATTCAGGAGGCCATGCTTCGCGAATATCTCCAGACCGCACAAGATGTACTCGAG GCAAAGAAAGAGATCTACGATGTGAAGCAACAGAGGCTATGTTTGGCCCAGGATGAGTATAATCACCTGAACAATGCTTTAACGACGCTCGGCGCGTCGCGTACGAGTT TGTGTTCCAGTTCAAGTTCATTGAGCACCAAGTATGATCCTgatcttttgaaatccgacgtTGCGCTCGCAAGGAGTCGAGTATCTCGACTGAAACGGGAGCTTGAACAGATACGAGCAGAAATGAATTGTACACAGCGAGGTGTAGACACTCTTGCAAG cgTGGAGCAGAAATTGAGCGGACACCACGGTGGTTGCTACAACATTACGGAGGCCCAGGCGATCATGACAGAGCTTCGTAACATACAAAAGTCTCTGAGCTCCGGCGAGAAGGAAAAAGCTGAACTGATGCAGTCGCTGGCGCAGTTGAAGGACGAGCTGACGAGACTACAACTTTGCGAAGGCAGTCCGGAGGCCAGCACGCTCAGTTTGCCCCAGGAGAAACTTAGCACGGCGTCGCAGACCGATTTGTCGGGCGAATTGGTCCCGATCGGTACCCGTTTGGCCGAGATGGCGCGAATGAGGCTTCAGTACGACGAGGCGAGAAAGAGGATACAGCACATACAGCAACAGTTGGCGGATCTCGAGGAGAAGGTGACGCCTGGCCAGACCGAGAGCGACAAGGACAAGCTGTTGCTGTTCCAGGAGAAGGAACAATTGCTCAGAGAATTGAGAAGCATCACGCCGCGCACCAGGACGCAACAGGACATGAAGAAGATCCAGAGCGAGATTCGACGGCTCGAGCAGGACTTGAACAACGCGCTCGAGCTCTCGAACAAAACCATCACCGATCGCGTACGGCTTCACGAGGAGAAACAGCTGCTGTTGCAGCAGTTGAGGGACGCGCTGCGTTCGATGGCGATGCTCGAGGGTCAGCTGAAAACGCTGAGCGCGAGCACGCTCTCGGTGAGCAGCAGCTCCAGCCTCGGCAGCCTCAGCACGACGAGCAGCAAAGGCTCTCTGAGTTCCGGCCTGAGCTTCACCGACATCTACGGTAGCCCGCAATGTTTGGGTCCCGTCAGCTTGCAGCAGGAACGGCCGGTCGACATGGTCGACTTGCACAGACGAGTCGAGAGATTGCTGAAGGGTTCGGAGCAGAACAATCTCGTCGGCACTCCTTCGCCCGGCAGATCTCAGCCGAGTCTGTCTCCGAGGTCGAGCCTCTCGAGCGTCAGTCCGCCGGTCTCGCCGCTCTACGAGAACACCCCGGTGGGTCCGCCGCCCGCGTACGAGCACGTCGAGATGCAAAGGCGACAGAATCAAAGAGGAGGCCCCGTTGCTTCTTCGAACGCGAATCTGGACGGTACCCAGCTGGAGGATCGACTGGCGGAACTCAGGCTCAGCCAACATCAAGCGCCCACGCAGGAACTGCTGTGCACCGGTTCTCAAGATCGTCTTAAATTGGTCGGCGGGCCTCACCCGCCCGTCGAGCTGCAGTCAGGGAACATGTCTCAAGGCAGCGGTCTCGGTAGGCCCGTCGCCGCTCCGCAACATCAAATCTCCTCGCAAGATCCACCGCCTCTCTCGCCGATCAGCGAAACACCGCCTCCCACGGGTATCCGATCGAGAGCGAGCAGTTCCGGCACCAACACCAGGTCCGTTTCCGCCGCTGTCTCCGACGAAAGCGTCGCCGGCGATTCGGGCGTCTTCGAAGCTTCGAATCGAACGAGACTCTCCGAGGTGATCGGAGACGTTGACTCGTTGACGCTCGGCGAAATGAGTCTGGAGACGGCCCAGGTGCAAATCAAACTCAG GTATTCCGTAAGCGATGGCCTACTTCATGTTGGTATCGAACGTGCGAGAAACCTAGCTGCACTTTTTACTCCAAACAACGCGCAAGT GTATATAAAAGCTGCACTGCTTCCAATGCGGCTACCTGTTAACCACATATACTGTACGAAACCAGTACTGGATTTGCATAAACCAACCTTCGGTGAAACGTTCCCAATTGCAGTACCACTTAACAAATTGTACACGAAAACACTTCAAGTTAACGTTTGGTGCACAGACAGTGAGTCTGAGGAGTGCTTG GGATCCGCCCAAGTTTCCCTTGCAGACTTTTGTCCAGAATCGCCAAGCATAAAATGGTACAACCTACTGTCTTTCCGTTTCATGCAACCACCCGACAGTCCTAGTACAAGTACTAGCAACTGCAACAATATCTGCACCAGTATAGTCAAACAAGCTAAGCACGATAAACAAGAGTCCGATATATCGGTTTATCGGAGCGGTCAAAATACTAAAGAAGAAAGCAGCGACGAAAGTACAATAATCAGTTCGCAGACATCCACCTTGACGAGAAATCAAGGATGCGATGAACTGCAAACAGCTATTTCCTTGAAACTGGAAGAGTTGGTTAATTGCCTGAGAAGTCCCGAAGAGGAAAATGAAAATGCTGGTAGCGAGAGTGGCAGCGAGGATAGCGACGAAGAGGGAATTATCGTGGAATTTATGATGGAGGATAATATTTTGGAGGATGTGTTGGAGCACGAG GAGGACGAGGAATTGACCGAGGAAACGAAGCAAACAGAGGACAAAGAAACGAACACCGAGTGTATTTTTATACCGGAACAAGGGAAACAAAGAAAACTTTCGGCAGCTGGTGTTACTCCTAATAGTATATACGACGATAAAAATTCTATCGTCATTAAAAGAAGTCAAACTTTCTCTCCAAGCGCCGCGGTGAGCAAGAATCACTACATTTGTCGA CTCAATCGAAGCGATAGCGATAGCAGTATGCCACTTTATAGAAGAGGTGGACCTTTCCAACGAAATTCGGTTGAAAGAAGATCTTTAAGATGGCGGCGGCCTTCGTCTGCACTCAGTTGTAAAACTGTCTCAAAGAAGTGCACCAACTTGCCACCCGCTGCTAGAACATCGTTAGATCTCGAATTGGATCTTCAAGCGCAACATGCTAGATTGAGTAACCTTCAAGATGAAATCATTCGGTTACGAGAACTGAAACAGAGGTTGGAACAGGCGCGAGAAAAAGGAGACACCGATTTTGCGTCCTGGTTACTGGAGGACCACAAATTCCAGAGTCTCATGGCACAGGCTGAAAGTGGCAAAAATGGGAAAAGTGCCGAAGATAAAAGAGTGGAGAAAATGTTGAAAAGGACCTCGAAAGAGATCTACAAATTAAGAAAAACAAAGGCTGGCAAAGGAAAACCAGATATTATTTCTTTCAA GGAGAAAATGGCATTCTTTACTCGCGTTAGTCTTAATGTTCCCGTGCTTCCGCCGGAAGATTCGACATGCGAAAATGCATTGCGACCGTCTTTACCGAGTTCCCATCACAAGAGACACGCTTCGGAACCAGTTACCAGTGAAACTTTGGTCACTAAAGTTGATGCTCAATCTATTTCGAATTTGGTTTCACGGCCAAATACTGTTCCTAGCGGTAACGTAACCGCTGTGAGAGTCGACGTCTCCGCGACGAATAATGAAAGTATCGTGTTGAATTCGGCTGAAGATAGTACAAATAAAACTATAAATTCAAAGGGTCGGCCAGTCGCCTCGAAGATACAGTGCACGAAAAATGGCCAAACCGAGAGTCCAAATTCGCCCGAACAAA